A region from the Candidatus Neomarinimicrobiota bacterium genome encodes:
- a CDS encoding arsenate reductase ArsC codes for MLLLCTGNSCRSQIAEGLVKKQLGVHLDVFSAGTEPKTVDLRAVETMNEIGIDISKNESTNINELLMDEFDLVLTLCDNARESCPVFPGNVEMIHMGFKDIALFNGTDAEVRLKFRELREEIQEKLLPYLRTKFFIVK; via the coding sequence ATACTTCTGTTGTGCACAGGAAATTCGTGTAGAAGTCAGATAGCGGAAGGCTTAGTAAAGAAACAGCTTGGAGTTCATCTTGATGTATTCTCAGCCGGCACGGAGCCGAAAACCGTTGACTTGAGAGCTGTCGAGACTATGAATGAAATAGGGATTGATATTTCAAAGAACGAATCAACCAATATAAATGAGCTTTTGATGGATGAATTTGATCTTGTTCTGACTCTGTGTGATAATGCCCGTGAAAGCTGTCCGGTGTTTCCCGGAAATGTTGAAATGATTCATATGGGATTTAAGGATATTGCTTTATTCAACGGAACTGATGCGGAAGTAAGACTGAAATTTCGGGAGCTAAGAGAGGAAATTCAGGAAAAACTTTTGCCGTATCTCAGGACTAAATTTTTTATCGTTAAGTAA
- a CDS encoding DMT family transporter, translated as MIDNVSNTPSKFRADLYLLGITLIWGSSFIAVKIALSFTTPFLFLAIRFLIASLILLIVFRKKLLKFDADTIKAGAVLGVLLATGFGAQTYGLVFTTASKSAFITGLFVILVPIFSMIFEKIIPRKLLWLGVMFSFTGLYFLTSPEGNSFNIGDGFTSIGAVAFGAHTVATQIYTKKYDFIQLTFLQILITGCGGLLSTLILETPKFDANPQLILIILGTAIFPTVINFYILNKYQRHTSSTRAAIIYSFEPVAAAVIAYIFLNEVLGVRGAIGGALIMLGMLVAELKKRK; from the coding sequence ATGATTGATAACGTCTCAAATACGCCATCTAAGTTCAGGGCAGATTTATATCTTCTCGGCATAACGCTGATATGGGGGTCATCGTTTATAGCCGTGAAAATTGCTCTCTCTTTCACCACGCCTTTTCTATTCCTTGCAATCAGATTTCTTATAGCCTCTCTGATATTACTAATCGTTTTCAGGAAAAAATTATTGAAATTTGATGCGGATACTATCAAAGCCGGCGCTGTTTTAGGAGTCTTATTGGCGACAGGATTCGGAGCTCAGACTTATGGTCTTGTATTTACGACAGCGTCTAAGTCAGCTTTTATTACCGGTTTATTTGTGATATTGGTTCCCATATTTTCGATGATATTCGAAAAAATAATCCCCCGAAAATTACTCTGGCTGGGCGTGATGTTTTCCTTTACAGGTCTTTATTTTCTTACTTCTCCGGAAGGAAATTCATTTAATATAGGAGATGGTTTTACGTCAATAGGAGCTGTCGCGTTTGGAGCCCATACGGTAGCAACACAAATTTATACAAAAAAGTATGACTTCATTCAACTCACTTTTCTTCAAATACTAATAACCGGGTGCGGTGGATTACTTTCAACTTTAATTTTAGAAACGCCTAAATTCGATGCTAATCCACAACTGATTCTAATTATTTTAGGGACGGCGATTTTCCCCACCGTAATAAATTTTTATATCCTAAATAAGTACCAGCGACATACTTCATCAACTCGCGCAGCTATAATCTACTCATTTGAACCGGTTGCTGCCGCTGTGATAGCGTATATCTTTCTCAATGAAGTATTGGGAGTTCGCGGAGCAATTGGCGGAGCGCTAATCATGCTGGGAATGTTAGTCGCCGAACTAAAAAAGAGAAAATAG